A genomic window from Cucurbita pepo subsp. pepo cultivar mu-cu-16 unplaced genomic scaffold, ASM280686v2 Cp4.1_scaffold002730, whole genome shotgun sequence includes:
- the LOC111786772 gene encoding cinnamyl alcohol dehydrogenase 1-like, whose product MGSVEGERTASGFAARDPSGFLSPYTYQLRETGPEDVHIRVICCGLCHTDIHNIKNELGMSNYPMVPGHEVVGEVVEIGKNVTRFKVKDVVGVGCIVGSCKSCERCETDREQYCNNRIWTNNDVYSDGRPTQGGFATAMVVDQKFVVKVPDGMAPEQASALLCAGVTVYSPLNHFGLKKSGLRGAILGLGGVGHMGVKIAKALGHHVTVISSSNKKREEALDHLGADDYLVSSDDARMKQAVDSLDYIIDTVPAHHPLEPYLSLLKLDGKLIMLGVINNPLQFVSPMVILGRKTITGSFIGSMKETQEILEFFKEKELSSMVEVVKMDYVNKAIERLEKNDVRYRFVVDVEGSKF is encoded by the exons AGAAACAGGGCCAGAGGATGTTCACATAAGAGTCATATGCTGTGGACTCTGCCACACTGACATTCACAACATCAAAAATGAACTCGGAATGTCCAATTACCCCATGGTTCCTGG GCATGAGGTTGTCGGAGAAGTGGTGGAAATTGGGAAGAACGTGACGAGATTTAAAGTGAAGGATGTTGTCGGAGTTGGATGTATTGTCGGATCTTGTAAAAGCTGCGAACGATGTGAGACTGACAGAGAGCAATATTGCAATAACAGGATTTGGACTAATAATGATGTTTATTCCGACGGCCGCCCTACCCAAGGCGGCTTCGCCACCGCCATGGTCGTCGACCAAAA ATTTGTGGTGAAAGTTCCAGATGGGATGGCGCCAGAGCAGGCGTCGGCGTTGCTATGCGCCGGCGTGACAGTATACAGCCCACTAAACCACTTCGGGCTGAAGAAAAGTGGGCTGAGAGGAGCGATCCTAGGCCTCGGCGGCGTTGGACACATGGGTGTGAAGATAGCAAAGGCATTGGGCCACCATGTCACAGTCATAAGCTCCTCCaacaagaagagagaagaagctTTGGATCATCTCGGTGCCGACGACTACCTCGTCAGCTCCGACGATGCTCGGATGAAACAAGCCGTGGACTCCCTCGATTACATCATCGACACCGTGCCCGCCCATCACCCTCTCGAGCCATATCTTTCACTACTGAAACTCGACGGGAAGTTGATTATGTTGGGCGTTATTAATAACCCTTTGCAATTCGTCTCTCCTATGGTCATTTTAG GGAGGAAGACGATTACAGGGAGCTTCATCGGGAGCATGAAGGAGACGCAAGAGATTTTGGAGTTCTTCAAAGAGAAGGAGCTGAGTTCAATGGTGGAAGTGGTGAAGATGGATTATGTAAACAAAGCCATTGAAAGGTTGGAGAAGAATGATGTAAGGTATAGGTTCGTGGTGGATGTGGAAGGAAGCAAGTTTTAA